In the Sulfurivermis fontis genome, TCTGATCCGGCCGCTGATGGTGCGTCTGTTTCCCTCGGTGCCGGCGGACCATCCGGCGATGGGGGCGATGATCCTCAATCTTTCCGCCAATGCCCTGGGCCTGGGCAATGCCGCCACGCCCTTCGGCATCCGCGCCATGCAGGAGCTGGAGCGGCTCAACACCCGGCCCGGCACGGCCACCGACGCCATGGTGCTGTTTCTCGCCATCAACACCTCCAGCGTGACCCTGCTGCCCACCGGCGTCATCGCCCTGCGCGCGGCGGCCGGCTCCGCCGACCCGGCGGGCATCCTGCCCACCACGCTGTTCGCCACCTTCTGCGCCACCGCGGCGGCGATCATCGCCGCCTTCGCCTACCGCCGCTTCTTTCCCCTGGAACCCGTTGCCACGCCGGCACCGGGCGTGGTTGAGCCGTCGGGGGAGAAGGCACTGCCGGCAGAGGCCGGCCAGACCTATCCGCTGTGGATATCCATGCTGGCCCTGGGCACCTTGCTGGCATTGATACCCCTCAGCGTCCTGTACGGCCGCGTCATCGCGCCGTGGATCCTGCCCGGCCTGATGCTGGGTTTCCTCACCTTCGGCCTGCTGCGGCGGGTGCGCATCTACGAGGTGTTCGTGGAGGGGGCGAAAGAGGGCTTTCAGGTCGCCATCCGCATCATTCCCTATCTGGTGGCGATCCTGGTGGCGGTGGGGATGCTGCGCGCCAGCGGGGCGCTGGTGGCGGCGGTCAGCGCGCTCGCCCCCTGGACCGGCGCCATCGGTCTGCCGGCGGAGGCCCTGCCCATGGCGCTGTTGCGTCCCCTGTCCGGTTCGGGCGCCTATGGCGTGCTGGCCTCCATCATCAACGACCCGGCCATCGGTCCGGACAGCTATACCGGCTATCTGGTCAGCACCCTGCAAGGCTCCACCGAAACCACCTTCTATGTGCTGGCGGTGTACTTTGGCGCGGTACAGATCCGCCGCATCCGCCACACCCTGCTGGCGGCGCTGACCGCCGACGTGGTGGCGGTCTTTGCCGCGGTGTTTGCCTGCACCTATTTCCTGCTGTAGTCCACCCGGCGGACTATACTTGCAATATCCGATGCTATTGGTTGGGTATTGGCAGGTCCAGGGAGGTGCATCATGAGTCACGTCGATATCAACAAGTTCATCCACAACGCGGAGAGCGTCAGCCGCGACCCTGACGGGCATATGCTGGAACTGCCTCCCTGGGACGAGCGGGAGGCGGCGCGGCTGGCACAGGAAGAGGGCATTGCGCTCACGGCGGACCACTGGAACGTGGTGCATTTCCTGCGCGAGCACTATCGCCGTAACGGTCGCGCGCCGAGTGGACGGGTACTT is a window encoding:
- a CDS encoding nucleoside recognition domain-containing protein, whose product is MNFVFFFLVAVAFGTAAWHQLRWAGEGAAPMDALSTAMVESAAGSVELALGLVGVMTLFLGLMKVAEAGGLLVIIARLIRPLMVRLFPSVPADHPAMGAMILNLSANALGLGNAATPFGIRAMQELERLNTRPGTATDAMVLFLAINTSSVTLLPTGVIALRAAAGSADPAGILPTTLFATFCATAAAIIAAFAYRRFFPLEPVATPAPGVVEPSGEKALPAEAGQTYPLWISMLALGTLLALIPLSVLYGRVIAPWILPGLMLGFLTFGLLRRVRIYEVFVEGAKEGFQVAIRIIPYLVAILVAVGMLRASGALVAAVSALAPWTGAIGLPAEALPMALLRPLSGSGAYGVLASIINDPAIGPDSYTGYLVSTLQGSTETTFYVLAVYFGAVQIRRIRHTLLAALTADVVAVFAAVFACTYFLL
- a CDS encoding TusE/DsrC/DsvC family sulfur relay protein, with the protein product MSHVDINKFIHNAESVSRDPDGHMLELPPWDEREAARLAQEEGIALTADHWNVVHFLREHYRRNGRAPSGRVLSAALEEAFNDYGGRRWLYSLFPRGPVVQGSRIAGLPLPPYSADASFGSVE